GCTGTGAAAAAGGAAACAGTTGCGGTTATTGATGATAAACATGAAGGCGATTCTGACCTTCTACAATTATCGAACTTCAAGGTATATGAAGACCGTGAGTCGCATGAGTTTGTTCTTACCATGGCGAGGATACAAGAAAAAGGGAAAGAGCTTACCAGTCCCGCGTATGAGTATAGGATAAAGGTTTATTAGACAATTTGTGTGTCTTACTCCACCGCAAAAGTGAATACCTTCGGGGTTTCAGTTCCCCAGGTTGATAATATTGTTAGTTTAACAGCTGAACATTTTTTGTGTATTTTAACAACATTTAACCTCTGGTGGTTATCCTGTGTTTCATACACATTCACCCAGGTGCCGTTAGACAAAACTTCTACGCGGAACCCTTTTGTCATCTCGGAAACCATCTGTGTTTCATGGTCAGTTGCTCCGGCATGATGGCTAAGCGCTATCTTCTTAATCAACGCGCTGTCAAAAACAATCTTTGTTTTTCTCACCATCACAGGTTTTGTGAATTCGTATTGTACCCATGAACCTGTATGAGCAGCCCAGCAATGCTGGGTTTCCCCAACGGGGCGGTTGATACCGTCTCTCAACGGTTCAGGATTGCCTTCGGACGCTGATATTATTGAGGTTAACGTAAGTTTACTGAACTGTTCTTTATAGTTAGGGAGGTAACAGTCTGAATTCAACAGTTTTTGCTGGAGTTTAGGCATATAGTTTTTATATACACCGCGGGGAGTGGTACCACTATTTACTGCTATTCCCGCAGCGGTACCCGTTGCCTGCCCAAGTAAACTGCCGGTTGCCATTACGCGGGTCGAGCTCATTGCAACATGAGTTGCGCTGATATTCCGTCCCGCGAACATAAGGTTATTAATATTTTTTGAGTACAGGCTGCGGTATGGGATACCGTATGGACTTGGTGTTTTGTTGAACACTGTGGGTTTACCTTTGAAGTAAAACCCTTCTGACGGATGGATGTCCATTGTCCAGCCGCCGTATGCGATTTCGTCAGGGAATACGCGCAGTGTGTCTACATCATTTTGGTTTAGTACGTGGTCACCGATATACCTCCGGCTTTCACGCCTTCCGGGTAAAAACTGTACCCAGTCAAGGGTTAGGTTCTCCGCGCCATGGTCGCCACAATTTTTTAGGTGGTCCCATACGCCATAAAGAATTTTAAGTAGTTCATCGCGTATGAGTTCCGTATCATGGATATTATCAATCATCCCGCCGTACTCAATCCACCAGTAGCCCATGGTAAGGTGTTTATGCGACCTGAATGGTAACGATTCTTCATCGGGGTACTTATACGCCCAGGAGGGTGGTATAAACTTTTGTGGTTTACCTGTATCCCTCGCGATAAACGTAAGTGAAATTCCCATTGTGTGTCGGTCGGATTTTTCTTGTGCCAATGATTCGTTAAACTCTTTCCGTGCTTCACGGCCGATACGGAATTTCGCACCGGTAAGCACTGCGAGTAAACTATCACCGCTGCAGTCAATAAAAACTTTTGCGGTTACCTTATGATACGTTTCAGTGGTCAGCTGCCACCCAGTAACGGATTTAATACTATTTTTTTTTACATCAGCGGAGTTACAGGAACAGTTAAGCAGGAGTGTTATGTTAGGTTCAAGCTTAACTTTTTCGTATAACACTGTGTCCCATATAGAAAAACATCGTTCCGGGTTGCGGTAAAGGTTTTCCAGCCGGATTTCTTCAATAATACCGGTTTCACGGACATTCGGGATTCTGTTATTCCTATCCGCACCGGAAACGTGTACGCGTACTTCTCCGGAGGCATTACCTCCGAGGACCGGGCGGTCCTGCATGAGGACAACTTTTACGCCTTCCCTTGCCGCAGCAATGGCTGCACATATGCCTGCCATCCCGCCGCCAATTACACAAACGCCTGTTTTGTGCTTAAAATGTTTCATAAAATATTTTTTTGGTACCCCCACTAACTTTCAATTTTATAATATTTTACTAAAAAATATTGTCAACACACGGTCTTTCTTGACATCTTATACATTATTGATAAAATATTTATTAGGAAGTAAATATTTGAAAGGGTAAGTATGATACACAAAAATAAGTTGTTGCCTCCCGGTAAAGAAAATCCCAGGAACTCGGAAGGGTCGTTTATAAATCTGAAAGACGGGAAGATAGCGTTTTTGTATTCCCGTTTTTATGGCGGTATCGGCGGTGACCTTGATTTTGCAAACCTATCCGCGCGGTATTCCAGTGACGGCGGGCTTACCTGGACGAAGGAAGATGATGTTATTATCAAAAATGACGGGCAGTGTAACGTGATGTCCGGCGATTTTGTGAGGTTGT
This genomic interval from Elusimicrobiota bacterium contains the following:
- a CDS encoding FAD-dependent oxidoreductase; this encodes MKHFKHKTGVCVIGGGMAGICAAIAAAREGVKVVLMQDRPVLGGNASGEVRVHVSGADRNNRIPNVRETGIIEEIRLENLYRNPERCFSIWDTVLYEKVKLEPNITLLLNCSCNSADVKKNSIKSVTGWQLTTETYHKVTAKVFIDCSGDSLLAVLTGAKFRIGREARKEFNESLAQEKSDRHTMGISLTFIARDTGKPQKFIPPSWAYKYPDEESLPFRSHKHLTMGYWWIEYGGMIDNIHDTELIRDELLKILYGVWDHLKNCGDHGAENLTLDWVQFLPGRRESRRYIGDHVLNQNDVDTLRVFPDEIAYGGWTMDIHPSEGFYFKGKPTVFNKTPSPYGIPYRSLYSKNINNLMFAGRNISATHVAMSSTRVMATGSLLGQATGTAAGIAVNSGTTPRGVYKNYMPKLQQKLLNSDCYLPNYKEQFSKLTLTSIISASEGNPEPLRDGINRPVGETQHCWAAHTGSWVQYEFTKPVMVRKTKIVFDSALIKKIALSHHAGATDHETQMVSEMTKGFRVEVLSNGTWVNVYETQDNHQRLNVVKIHKKCSAVKLTILSTWGTETPKVFTFAVE